A single window of Bordetella genomosp. 11 DNA harbors:
- the rho gene encoding transcription termination factor Rho, whose product MHLNELKAQHVSKLLELAASLEIENANRLRKQELMFAIMKKRAKQGEQIFGDGVLEVLPDGFGFLRSPDTSYLASTDDIYISPSQIRRFNLHTGDSIEGEVRTPKDGERYFALVKVDKVNGLAPEAIKHRIMFENLTPLHPNQAMRLERDIKSEENLTGRILDIFAPIGKGQRGLIVASPKSGKTVMMQHIAHAITTNFPDAVMIVLLVDERPEEVTEMQRTVRGEVVASTFDEPATRHVQVAEMVIEKAKRLVELKKDVVILLDSITRLARAYNTVVPASGKVLTGGVDANALQRPKRFFGAARNVEEGGSLTIIGTALIETGSRMDEVIYEEFKGTGNSEVHLERRLAEKRVYPSINLNKSGTRREELLIKPELLQKVWVLRKFIHDMDEIQAMEFILDKMRATKTNAEFFDMMKK is encoded by the coding sequence ATGCACCTGAATGAACTAAAGGCGCAACACGTCTCCAAATTGCTGGAACTTGCCGCCTCCCTGGAAATCGAGAACGCCAACCGCCTGCGCAAGCAGGAGCTGATGTTCGCCATCATGAAGAAGCGCGCCAAGCAAGGCGAGCAGATCTTCGGCGACGGCGTGCTGGAAGTCCTGCCGGATGGCTTCGGTTTCCTGCGGTCGCCCGATACCTCGTATCTGGCGAGCACCGACGACATCTATATTTCCCCCTCGCAGATCCGCCGCTTCAACCTGCATACCGGCGATTCGATCGAGGGCGAGGTGCGTACGCCCAAGGACGGCGAGCGTTATTTCGCGCTGGTGAAGGTGGACAAGGTCAACGGACTGGCGCCCGAGGCGATCAAGCATCGGATCATGTTCGAGAACCTGACGCCGCTGCATCCCAACCAGGCGATGCGTCTGGAACGGGACATCAAGAGCGAAGAGAACCTGACCGGTCGCATCCTGGATATCTTCGCCCCCATCGGCAAAGGCCAGCGCGGACTGATCGTCGCCAGCCCCAAGTCGGGCAAGACCGTGATGATGCAGCATATCGCGCATGCCATCACGACGAACTTCCCCGACGCGGTCATGATCGTGCTGCTGGTGGACGAGCGCCCGGAAGAAGTCACGGAAATGCAGCGCACCGTGCGCGGCGAGGTCGTTGCGTCGACGTTCGACGAACCCGCCACGCGCCACGTGCAGGTGGCCGAAATGGTCATCGAAAAGGCCAAGCGCCTGGTCGAACTGAAAAAAGACGTGGTGATCCTGCTCGACTCCATCACCCGCCTGGCGCGCGCCTACAACACGGTGGTACCCGCTTCCGGCAAGGTGCTGACCGGCGGTGTCGACGCCAATGCGCTGCAGCGCCCCAAGCGCTTCTTCGGCGCCGCGCGCAATGTGGAAGAAGGCGGTTCGCTGACCATCATCGGCACGGCCCTGATCGAAACGGGCAGCCGGATGGACGAAGTCATCTACGAGGAATTCAAGGGCACCGGCAACTCCGAAGTGCACCTGGAACGCCGCCTGGCCGAAAAGCGCGTCTATCCGTCCATCAACCTGAACAAGTCCGGTACGCGACGCGAAGAACTGCTGATCAAGCCGGAGCTTCTGCAGAAGGTCTGGGTGCTGCGCAAGTTCATCCACGACATGGACGAAATCCAGGCCATGGAATTCATCCTGGACAAGATGCGCGCCACCAAGACGAATGCCGAATTCTTCGACATGATGAAGAAGTAG
- the trxA gene encoding thioredoxin TrxA, with translation MSDQIKHVSDASFDADVLKADLPVLVDYWAEWCGPCKMIAPILEEVAKEYAGRVTIAKLNVDENGDTPGKYGIRGIPTLMLFKDGKAAATKVGALSKSQLTAFLDSAL, from the coding sequence ATGAGTGACCAAATCAAGCATGTCAGCGACGCCAGCTTCGATGCCGACGTTTTGAAGGCCGACCTCCCCGTGCTGGTGGATTACTGGGCGGAATGGTGCGGCCCCTGCAAAATGATCGCCCCCATCCTGGAAGAAGTCGCCAAGGAATACGCGGGCCGCGTCACCATCGCCAAGCTCAATGTCGACGAAAACGGCGACACTCCGGGCAAGTACGGCATCCGCGGCATCCCCACCCTGATGCTTTTCAAGGATGGCAAGGCCGCGGCGACCAAGGTCGGCGCCCTGTCGAAGTCCCAGCTCACCGCCTTCCTGGACAGCGCCTTGTAA
- a CDS encoding DNA topoisomerase IV subunit B, with the protein MATPRYTEASIRVLKGLEPVRQRPGMYTRTENPLHIVQEVIDNAADEALAGNGKHILVIMHADGSVSVEDDGRGIPVGMHPEENAPVVELVFTRLHAGGKFDKQGGGAYAFSGGLHGVGVSVTNALSTRMEVIVWRDGGVHRMVFRDGEVAEPLAPFSGVAKKKSGTRVRVWPDPAYFDHPNIPLAELTQLLRSKAVLLPGTRVTLTVEKTGDSKTWLYEDGLRGYLTEALGGAELMIPMFEGSQYAGADHDTFAEGEGAQWVVAWTEDGNAVRESYVNLIPTPAGGTHESGLREGLFAAVKSFAELHSLLPKGVKLLPEDVFARASFVLSAKVLDPQFQGQIKERLNSRDAVRLVGGFTRGALDLWLHSNVEYGRKLAELAIRQAQARARSAQRVEKRKSSGVAVLPGKLTDCESSDVSRTEVFLVEGDSAGGSAKMGRDKEFQAILPLRGKVLNSWEVERDRLFANNEIHDIAVAIGVDPHGPGDTPDLSGLRYGRICILSDADVDGSHIQVLLLTLFYKHFPKLVEAGNVYVARPPLFRVDVPAQGKRPPRKIYCLDAGELEAVQDKLRKEGQREGSWSISRFKGLGEMSPEQLWETTMNPDTRRLLPVSYGDLDPEQTTRVFDMLMGKGESAQRRSWLEEKGNLAELDI; encoded by the coding sequence TTGGCCACACCACGTTATACAGAGGCGTCCATCCGGGTCCTGAAGGGCCTGGAACCCGTGCGGCAACGCCCGGGCATGTACACCCGTACCGAAAATCCGCTGCACATCGTGCAGGAAGTCATCGACAACGCCGCCGACGAGGCGCTGGCCGGCAACGGCAAGCACATCCTGGTCATCATGCATGCGGACGGCAGCGTGTCGGTCGAGGACGATGGCCGCGGCATCCCGGTGGGCATGCACCCGGAAGAAAACGCCCCGGTGGTGGAATTGGTGTTCACGCGCCTGCACGCCGGCGGCAAGTTCGATAAGCAGGGGGGCGGGGCCTATGCGTTTTCCGGCGGCCTGCACGGCGTCGGCGTCTCGGTCACCAATGCCCTGTCCACCCGCATGGAGGTCATCGTGTGGCGCGACGGCGGCGTCCATCGCATGGTCTTTCGCGATGGCGAGGTCGCCGAACCGCTCGCGCCTTTCAGCGGCGTGGCGAAGAAGAAGTCCGGCACCCGTGTGCGCGTCTGGCCCGATCCCGCCTATTTCGACCATCCCAACATCCCGTTGGCCGAACTGACGCAGCTGCTGCGCAGCAAGGCGGTGCTGCTGCCCGGTACCCGGGTCACCCTGACGGTGGAAAAGACGGGCGACAGCAAGACCTGGCTGTACGAGGACGGCCTGCGCGGCTACCTGACCGAAGCCCTGGGCGGCGCGGAGCTGATGATCCCGATGTTCGAGGGTAGCCAGTACGCCGGCGCGGACCACGACACCTTCGCCGAAGGCGAGGGCGCGCAATGGGTGGTCGCCTGGACCGAGGACGGCAATGCCGTGCGCGAATCCTACGTCAACCTGATCCCCACGCCGGCCGGCGGGACGCATGAATCCGGTTTGCGCGAGGGCCTGTTCGCCGCCGTCAAGAGCTTCGCCGAACTGCACAGCCTGCTGCCCAAGGGCGTCAAGCTGCTGCCGGAAGACGTGTTCGCGCGCGCCAGCTTCGTGTTGTCGGCCAAGGTGCTGGACCCGCAGTTCCAGGGGCAGATCAAGGAAAGGCTGAACAGCCGCGATGCGGTTCGGCTGGTCGGCGGCTTTACGCGCGGCGCGCTGGATCTTTGGCTGCACAGCAACGTCGAATACGGCCGCAAGCTGGCGGAACTGGCGATACGCCAGGCACAGGCGCGGGCGCGGTCGGCCCAGCGCGTCGAAAAACGCAAAAGTTCCGGCGTGGCCGTGCTGCCCGGCAAGCTTACCGATTGCGAATCCAGCGATGTGTCGCGCACGGAGGTCTTCCTGGTAGAGGGCGATTCGGCCGGCGGTTCGGCCAAAATGGGGCGCGATAAAGAGTTCCAGGCCATCCTGCCGCTGCGCGGCAAGGTGCTGAATTCGTGGGAAGTCGAACGCGACCGCCTGTTCGCCAATAACGAAATCCACGATATCGCGGTGGCCATCGGCGTGGACCCGCACGGGCCTGGCGATACGCCGGATCTCTCCGGGCTGCGCTACGGCCGCATCTGCATTCTTTCGGACGCGGACGTGGACGGCTCGCATATCCAGGTGCTGCTGCTGACGCTCTTCTACAAGCATTTCCCCAAGCTTGTGGAGGCGGGCAACGTCTATGTGGCGCGGCCGCCGCTGTTCCGCGTGGACGTGCCGGCGCAAGGCAAGCGTCCGCCGCGCAAGATCTATTGCCTGGACGCCGGCGAACTGGAGGCCGTCCAGGACAAGCTGCGCAAGGAAGGCCAGCGCGAAGGCAGCTGGAGCATCAGCCGCTTCAAGGGCCTGGGCGAAATGAGCCCCGAGCAATTGTGGGAAACCACCATGAATCCGGACACGCGCCGCCTGCTCCCGGTCAGCTACGGCGACCTGGATCCGGAGCAGACGACGCGCGTTTTCGACATGCTCATGGGCAAGGGGGAATCGGCCCAGCGCCGTTCCTGGCTGGAAGAAAAAGGCAATCTCGCCGAACTGGATATCTGA
- the parC gene encoding DNA topoisomerase IV subunit A, with protein sequence MTDSNQQGLFDTDSGDAAITLGRYAEQAYLDYAVSVVRGRALPDVGDGQKPVQRRILYAMQAMGLGPTAKPVKSARVVGDVLGKYHPHGDQAAYDAMVRMAQSFTLRYPLVDGQGNFGSRDGDNAAAMRYTEARLTPIARLLLDELEEGTVDFVPNYDGSYQEPQMLPARLPVMLLNGASGIAVGMATEIPSHNLREVAQACVALLKHPTLADAELYAMVPGPDFAGGGQIITPAEDIAQIYNSGRGSLKARARWQFEELARGQWQLVVTELPPGASCQRVLEEIEELTNPKVKAGKKALTADQQQAKAQMLGLLDAVRDESGKDAAVRLVFEPKTSRVDRDEFVNTLLAQTSMESSVPVNLVCIGTDGRPRQKPLREILLEWLAFRTDTVIRRTRHRLDKVIDRIHVLEGRMVVYLNVDEVIQTIRESDEPRAALMQRFKLSERQAEDILEMRLRQLARLDGIKVEQELADKREEQAKLQELLDNPSSLKRTIVREIEADAKQYGDERRTLIEAAERAVMETRVVDEPVTVIVSQKGWLRARQGHGHDATQFGFKQGDDLYGAFECRTTDTLIALGDNGRAYTVAVANLPSARGDGQPVTTMIDLASGTRIVHMIAAAGDTRWLFATQGGFGFVARLSDMTSRQRAGKQFVTLEDGDALLRPVPVFDGAQRLALLSGKGKFLLFGLDEVKTLAGGGRGTILMGLDGGDVLAQVVPIGAKGLRVTGMYRNKQVEDILTGAELQTYVGKRARKGRQLDVRPKQPVLSPVL encoded by the coding sequence ATGACCGATAGCAATCAACAAGGCTTGTTCGATACCGACTCGGGCGACGCCGCCATCACCCTGGGGCGCTACGCCGAACAGGCCTACCTGGACTACGCCGTATCCGTCGTGCGCGGCCGTGCCCTGCCCGACGTGGGCGACGGGCAGAAACCCGTGCAGCGACGCATCCTGTACGCCATGCAGGCCATGGGCCTGGGGCCCACCGCCAAGCCGGTGAAGTCCGCCCGCGTGGTGGGCGATGTGCTGGGCAAATACCATCCGCACGGCGACCAGGCCGCCTATGACGCCATGGTCCGCATGGCGCAGAGTTTCACGCTGCGCTACCCGCTGGTGGACGGGCAGGGCAACTTCGGCTCGCGCGACGGCGACAACGCGGCGGCGATGCGCTACACCGAGGCACGCCTGACGCCCATCGCCCGGCTGCTGCTGGACGAACTCGAGGAAGGCACGGTCGACTTCGTGCCCAACTACGACGGCAGCTACCAGGAGCCGCAGATGCTGCCGGCGCGGCTGCCGGTCATGCTGCTGAACGGCGCTTCCGGCATCGCCGTCGGCATGGCCACGGAAATCCCCTCGCACAACCTGCGGGAGGTCGCCCAGGCCTGCGTGGCGCTGCTCAAGCACCCCACGCTGGCCGACGCCGAGCTCTACGCCATGGTCCCCGGCCCGGACTTCGCCGGCGGCGGGCAGATCATCACGCCGGCCGAAGACATCGCGCAGATCTACAACAGTGGCCGCGGTTCGCTGAAGGCGCGCGCGCGCTGGCAATTCGAGGAACTGGCGCGCGGGCAATGGCAGCTGGTGGTCACCGAACTGCCGCCCGGCGCATCGTGCCAGCGCGTGCTGGAGGAAATCGAGGAACTGACCAATCCTAAGGTCAAGGCCGGCAAGAAGGCCTTGACCGCGGACCAGCAGCAGGCCAAGGCCCAGATGCTGGGCCTGCTGGATGCCGTGCGCGACGAGTCGGGCAAGGATGCCGCCGTGCGCCTGGTCTTCGAGCCCAAGACCTCGCGCGTGGATCGCGACGAATTCGTCAATACCCTGCTGGCTCAAACCAGCATGGAAAGCAGCGTTCCGGTCAACCTGGTCTGCATCGGGACCGACGGCCGTCCGCGCCAGAAGCCGTTGCGGGAGATCCTGCTCGAATGGCTGGCGTTCCGCACGGACACTGTCATTCGCCGCACGCGCCACCGCCTGGACAAGGTCATCGACCGTATCCATGTGCTGGAGGGGCGCATGGTGGTCTACCTGAACGTCGACGAGGTCATCCAGACGATCCGGGAATCCGACGAGCCCCGGGCCGCGCTGATGCAGCGATTCAAGCTGAGCGAACGCCAGGCCGAGGACATCCTGGAAATGCGCCTGCGTCAGTTGGCGCGCCTGGATGGCATCAAGGTCGAGCAGGAGCTCGCCGACAAGCGCGAGGAACAGGCCAAGCTGCAGGAACTGCTGGACAACCCCTCGTCCCTGAAGCGGACCATCGTCCGCGAGATCGAAGCCGACGCCAAGCAATATGGCGACGAGCGGCGCACGCTGATCGAGGCGGCCGAGCGCGCGGTGATGGAAACACGCGTGGTCGATGAACCGGTCACGGTCATCGTGTCCCAGAAGGGCTGGCTGCGGGCCCGCCAGGGCCACGGCCACGACGCCACGCAATTCGGTTTCAAGCAGGGCGACGACCTGTACGGCGCCTTCGAATGCCGCACCACCGATACGCTGATCGCGCTGGGCGACAACGGCCGGGCTTATACGGTCGCGGTCGCCAATCTGCCGTCCGCGCGCGGCGACGGCCAGCCGGTCACCACCATGATCGACCTGGCTTCGGGCACGCGCATCGTGCATATGATCGCGGCCGCCGGCGACACCCGCTGGCTGTTCGCCACCCAGGGCGGTTTCGGCTTTGTCGCGCGCCTTTCGGACATGACCAGCCGCCAGCGCGCCGGCAAGCAGTTCGTCACCCTGGAGGACGGCGACGCGCTGTTGCGTCCGGTGCCGGTTTTCGACGGCGCACAACGCCTGGCGCTGTTGTCGGGCAAGGGCAAGTTCCTGCTGTTCGGGCTGGACGAAGTCAAGACACTGGCCGGCGGCGGCCGGGGCACCATACTGATGGGGTTGGACGGTGGCGATGTCCTCGCCCAGGTGGTTCCCATCGGCGCCAAGGGCCTGCGTGTCACGGGGATGTATCGCAACAAGCAGGTCGAAGACATCCTGACCGGCGCGGAGCTGCAAACCTACGTAGGCAAGCGCGCCCGCAAGGGCCGGCAGCTGGACGTGCGGCCCAAGCAGCCGGTGCTGTCGCCGGTGCTCTGA
- a CDS encoding MarR family winged helix-turn-helix transcriptional regulator, whose product MTEHAHPETAVPAATAQQYDLRILRALRRITRSIALHSRQLAAISHITAPQLMCLRTVIALGPLTSTAISREIHVSPSTVVGILDRLEDKGLIRRERGREDRRTVFVTATVAGIELAKQAPSPLQKHLADALNALPELEQATITLSLERIVALMEQGGQAAPADAHDASPILDVPTSGPAPESGLVV is encoded by the coding sequence ATGACTGAACACGCCCATCCTGAAACCGCCGTGCCGGCCGCGACCGCGCAGCAGTACGACCTGCGCATCCTGCGCGCGCTGCGGCGCATTACCCGGTCGATTGCGCTGCATTCGCGGCAATTGGCCGCCATCAGCCACATCACCGCGCCCCAGCTCATGTGCCTGCGCACCGTGATCGCGCTGGGCCCGCTCACGTCCACGGCCATCAGCCGCGAGATCCACGTCAGCCCCAGCACGGTGGTCGGCATCCTGGACCGCCTGGAAGACAAGGGACTGATTCGCCGCGAACGCGGCCGGGAGGACCGGCGCACGGTGTTCGTCACCGCGACCGTCGCCGGCATCGAGCTGGCCAAGCAGGCTCCGTCCCCCTTGCAGAAGCACCTGGCCGACGCATTGAACGCGTTGCCCGAACTCGAACAGGCCACGATCACGCTGTCGCTGGAGCGCATCGTCGCGCTGATGGAACAGGGCGGCCAGGCCGCACCGGCCGACGCGCACGACGCTTCTCCCATCCTCGATGTGCCGACCAGCGGTCCCGCGCCCGAATCGGGCCTGGTGGTATGA
- the ectA gene encoding diaminobutyrate acetyltransferase — translation MNRAFDMRAATPLAAQEPSHLFRIPRPPDGAVIHRLVGDCPPLDQNTVYAYLLLCEHFPATCVVAESPGGSIDGFVSAYVPPGRTDRLFVWQVAVHERARGQRLARRMLHALLRRPELADIRHVETTVGPDNHASRRTFISLAGDLGAHVAEQPFFGKQLFGQADHDDEMLLRIGPIASIPR, via the coding sequence ATGAACAGGGCCTTCGATATGCGCGCGGCCACCCCGCTGGCCGCGCAGGAGCCCTCGCATCTGTTCCGGATTCCGCGCCCGCCCGATGGTGCCGTGATCCACCGGCTGGTGGGCGATTGCCCGCCGCTGGACCAGAACACCGTGTATGCCTATCTGTTGTTGTGCGAGCACTTCCCGGCCACCTGCGTGGTCGCGGAAAGCCCCGGCGGCAGCATCGACGGTTTCGTGTCGGCCTACGTGCCGCCGGGCCGGACGGACCGTCTGTTCGTCTGGCAGGTCGCGGTGCATGAGCGCGCCCGCGGCCAGCGCCTGGCCCGCCGCATGTTGCACGCGCTGCTGCGCCGTCCGGAACTGGCGGACATCCGCCATGTGGAAACGACCGTCGGCCCCGACAACCATGCGTCGCGCCGTACTTTCATCAGTCTCGCCGGCGACCTTGGCGCCCACGTGGCTGAACAGCCGTTCTTCGGCAAGCAGTTGTTCGGCCAGGCCGATCACGACGACGAGATGTTGCTCAGAATCGGACCGATCGCGTCGATTCCGCGCTGA
- the ectB gene encoding diaminobutyrate--2-oxoglutarate transaminase, protein MDLKIFERMESEVRGYIRSFPVIFNQARGSLLIDEEGTEYIDFFSGAGTLNYGHNNPLFKSRLMDYLASDGVVHGLDMATSAKKHFLETVDRVLLQPRKWQYTLQFTGPTGTNAVEAALKIARQVKGRSNIISFTHAFHGVSGGSLPATANAKFRDAAGYSLANTTFMPYDGYFGADVDTMAYLERMLDDPSSGMDKPAAVIVETVQGEGGVNVATLRWLKELEKVCRRHDMLLIVDDIQVGCGRTGKFFSFETAGISPDIITLSKSLSGFGLPMSLVLMKPELDVWKPGAHSGTFRGNNLAFVTAAAALDTYWADPAFSREVLRKERLVRDWLENLAHSYPGSGLVVRGRGLIQGLVTAGQPELANRIARKAFERGIVIETSGAHDEVLKLLPALTIEDELLKRGLDAIEASVAEVLAETGQSARILKFGGKRQ, encoded by the coding sequence ATGGACCTGAAAATCTTCGAGCGCATGGAGTCGGAAGTACGCGGCTACATACGGTCTTTCCCGGTGATTTTCAACCAGGCGCGCGGCTCGTTGCTGATCGACGAAGAAGGGACCGAATACATCGACTTCTTCAGTGGCGCGGGTACCTTGAACTACGGGCACAACAATCCGCTGTTCAAGTCCCGCCTCATGGACTACCTGGCTTCCGATGGCGTCGTGCACGGCCTGGACATGGCTACCAGCGCCAAGAAGCACTTCCTGGAGACGGTGGATCGCGTGCTGTTGCAGCCGCGCAAGTGGCAATACACGCTGCAGTTCACCGGCCCCACCGGCACCAATGCCGTCGAGGCGGCGCTGAAGATCGCCCGCCAGGTGAAAGGCCGCTCCAACATCATTTCCTTCACGCACGCCTTCCACGGTGTCAGCGGCGGCTCGCTCCCGGCCACGGCCAACGCCAAGTTCCGCGATGCGGCCGGGTACTCGCTGGCCAACACCACGTTCATGCCCTATGACGGCTATTTCGGCGCGGACGTGGACACCATGGCATACCTGGAGCGCATGCTGGACGATCCCAGCAGCGGCATGGACAAGCCGGCCGCCGTCATCGTCGAGACGGTGCAGGGCGAAGGCGGCGTCAATGTCGCCACCCTGCGCTGGCTGAAGGAACTGGAAAAAGTCTGCCGGCGCCACGACATGTTGCTGATCGTCGACGACATCCAGGTCGGCTGCGGCCGCACGGGCAAGTTCTTCAGTTTCGAAACCGCGGGTATCAGCCCGGACATCATCACGCTCTCCAAATCGCTGTCGGGCTTTGGACTGCCCATGTCGCTGGTGCTGATGAAGCCCGAACTGGATGTCTGGAAGCCGGGCGCACACAGCGGGACGTTCCGCGGCAACAACCTGGCCTTCGTTACCGCCGCCGCGGCCCTCGACACGTATTGGGCCGACCCGGCCTTCTCGCGCGAGGTCCTGCGCAAGGAACGCCTGGTGCGCGACTGGCTGGAAAACCTGGCGCACAGCTATCCCGGCAGTGGCCTGGTGGTACGCGGTCGCGGCCTGATCCAGGGCCTGGTGACGGCCGGCCAGCCGGAACTGGCCAACCGTATCGCGCGCAAGGCGTTCGAACGCGGCATCGTCATCGAAACATCCGGCGCCCACGACGAGGTGCTCAAGCTGCTGCCTGCGCTCACCATCGAAGACGAATTGCTCAAGCGGGGCCTCGATGCCATCGAGGCCAGTGTGGCCGAAGTGCTGGCCGAAACCGGGCAGTCTGCCCGCATCCTGAAATTCGGAGGAAAACGCCAATGA
- a CDS encoding ectoine synthase yields MIVRNVKDVVGTQDEVRTDTWMSRRVLLKKDGMGFSFHETTIFPGTRTHIHYRNHLEAVWCIEGDGSLETIADGKRYELGPGVVYALNDHDEHWLCGGEKPLRVICVFNPPLTGQEVHDKNGVYPLPEKEAA; encoded by the coding sequence ATGATCGTACGCAACGTAAAAGATGTCGTCGGGACCCAGGACGAGGTCCGCACCGATACCTGGATGAGCCGGCGCGTGCTCCTCAAGAAAGACGGCATGGGATTCTCGTTTCATGAGACCACCATTTTCCCCGGGACGCGGACCCACATTCATTACCGCAATCACCTCGAGGCGGTGTGGTGCATCGAAGGCGACGGCTCGCTGGAAACGATCGCCGACGGCAAGCGCTACGAACTGGGGCCCGGCGTCGTCTATGCCTTGAACGACCACGACGAGCATTGGTTGTGCGGGGGCGAGAAACCGCTGCGCGTCATCTGCGTCTTCAACCCGCCGCTCACCGGCCAGGAAGTACATGACAAAAATGGCGTGTACCCCCTGCCCGAAAAGGAAGCGGCTTGA
- the thpD gene encoding ectoine hydroxylase — translation MISPAKDRYASRTDRSAGIVARHDPVVYGDGLYADALTPEQVQGYDRDGFLMLENLLPQAEVDALIAEIRRMSRDQAIVRREESITEPGSNAVRSIFMVHQLSPLVGRLARDPRLINVARQILGSEVYIHQSRANMKPGFKGKEFYWHSDFETWHVEDGMPAMRALSCSVLLTDNTACNGPLMLVPGSHRHFISCIGETPQDHYKQSLKKQEYGVPDPVSLQLLVEQGGIQAMTGKAGSVVFFDCNTMHGSNSNISPSPRSNVFMVYNSVENALGAPKYGLAPRPEHIATRAGFKALTPLDTLKLVG, via the coding sequence ATGATTTCACCCGCCAAAGACCGATACGCGTCGCGCACGGATCGTAGCGCGGGCATCGTTGCCCGCCATGATCCCGTGGTGTACGGAGACGGCCTTTATGCCGATGCGCTGACGCCGGAACAGGTCCAGGGCTACGACCGCGACGGCTTTCTGATGCTGGAGAACCTGCTGCCCCAGGCCGAAGTGGATGCGCTGATCGCCGAGATCAGACGCATGTCCCGCGACCAGGCCATCGTTCGCCGCGAGGAATCCATTACCGAGCCGGGCAGCAACGCGGTACGGTCCATTTTCATGGTGCACCAGCTCAGCCCCCTGGTCGGGCGGCTGGCGCGCGATCCGCGGCTGATCAATGTGGCGCGGCAGATCCTGGGATCGGAGGTCTACATCCACCAGTCGCGCGCCAACATGAAGCCGGGCTTCAAGGGCAAGGAATTCTATTGGCACTCGGATTTCGAAACCTGGCACGTCGAAGACGGCATGCCCGCCATGCGCGCGCTCAGCTGCTCGGTGCTGCTGACCGATAACACCGCCTGCAATGGTCCGCTGATGCTGGTGCCCGGCTCCCACCGGCACTTCATCTCGTGCATCGGCGAAACGCCCCAGGATCACTACAAGCAGTCGTTGAAGAAGCAGGAGTACGGCGTCCCCGACCCCGTCAGCCTGCAACTGCTGGTGGAGCAGGGGGGCATTCAGGCGATGACGGGCAAGGCCGGTTCGGTGGTGTTCTTCGATTGCAACACCATGCACGGGTCGAACAGCAATATCTCGCCCTCGCCGCGATCGAATGTGTTCATGGTCTACAACAGCGTTGAAAACGCACTGGGCGCGCCGAAATACGGACTGGCGCCGCGGCCCGAGCACATCGCCACCCGGGCCGGCTTCAAGGCCCTGACACCGTTGGACACGCTGAAGCTGGTCGGCTGA
- a CDS encoding MOSC domain-containing protein has translation MSLSVRSLHIYPVKSCAGIDVEASPIDAAGLAYDRRWLIAAGARFLTQRQLPAMALVRTALTASHLQLTAPGMPLLEVPLDGSGLAGRDEPVTVWRDTFPARAESEAAAQWLSAFLGVSCRLYRIDIAGAGRVVSRDWVGRWRQEHADLAAGFEASPVFGFADGFPLLIANQASLDELNAQLRTKGHPPVPMDRFRPNIVLAGEDLGAYEEDHVALLARGDDIRFALVKPCTRCSIPDVDQRTGQRGDEPGLTLTATRSVELGVVFGQNAIVDARPGAVLRVGDEMSVEWNF, from the coding sequence ATGTCTCTGTCCGTCCGCAGCCTGCACATTTATCCCGTCAAGTCATGCGCGGGCATCGATGTCGAGGCGTCGCCCATCGATGCCGCCGGTCTAGCGTACGATCGCCGCTGGCTGATTGCCGCCGGCGCCAGGTTCCTGACGCAGCGGCAGCTTCCGGCCATGGCGCTGGTGCGCACGGCCCTGACGGCGTCCCACCTGCAACTGACCGCCCCCGGGATGCCCTTGCTGGAAGTTCCCCTGGACGGGTCCGGCCTGGCCGGGCGCGATGAGCCGGTCACGGTATGGCGCGATACCTTCCCCGCGCGCGCCGAAAGCGAGGCCGCGGCGCAGTGGCTCAGTGCCTTCCTGGGCGTTTCCTGTCGCCTGTACAGGATCGATATCGCCGGCGCGGGCCGCGTCGTCAGCCGCGACTGGGTGGGCCGCTGGCGCCAGGAGCATGCCGACCTGGCGGCCGGTTTCGAGGCCAGTCCCGTGTTCGGTTTCGCCGACGGCTTTCCCTTGCTGATCGCCAACCAGGCGTCGCTGGACGAACTGAACGCCCAATTGCGGACCAAGGGCCACCCGCCCGTTCCAATGGATCGCTTCCGCCCCAACATCGTGCTCGCTGGCGAAGACCTCGGGGCATATGAAGAGGACCACGTGGCCTTGCTGGCGCGGGGCGACGATATCCGCTTCGCGCTGGTGAAACCGTGCACACGGTGCAGCATCCCGGACGTGGACCAGCGCACGGGGCAGCGGGGCGACGAACCCGGCCTGACGCTGACAGCCACGCGCAGCGTGGAATTGGGCGTCGTGTTCGGGCAGAACGCCATCGTCGACGCCCGCCCGGGCGCCGTCCTGCGCGTTGGCGACGAGATGTCGGTGGAATGGAATTTCTAG